Below is a genomic region from Pleuronectes platessa chromosome 2, fPlePla1.1, whole genome shotgun sequence.
CCTGTGCAGATGGTGGTaggagatggaggagcagcAAGATAGCAGACATGTCACTGTCCCAGCCTACAGACCAACAGACATTAGCATTAAGATGAGACAAGATAAGATGTACTTGTCAGATACATCTTTATACTTAGTACAATGCACAGTGAAATGTCTTATTGTGCCTATTTCCAGaaataatcaaacaaaaagacacagtGTAATATATAAGAATGTAAGAtatgtaaaatatgaaatatttacgCCACATGTACATTTAATTGGCATAGTTACAAAAAAATAGCAATTAAAAACAGTCCCAGTCATACCATTCTCAATTTCCGCAGTTGACTCAGCATTGCGCGTTAAATCCAAGAGCCCTGTGGTCGGTACCAGTCCATGGCTTTCTGTTATCACTTTTGTTTTCAGATTAGTGGCCCACTTTTCCAGGAATTTGTTGGCTGTGGCCTCCCCAAACAGCAGTCTGAAATCTTGTTCTATCTGTAATGCAAAAATACGTTGCAAAGAAAGGAGTGATGAGACACACTGCATGTGTGATGCCCACATTTGTGGACTGTTTCTGGGGAAACTTAAATTTGCCGCTTTCTCACAACTGGAGATGTCTTACCAGTCCAGGTGTGTCTAGAAATCTCGGGAAGACTGAGAACACATCCCCTGCTCTCTTCTCATTATTGACTATTGACTGACGATAAATGAAGGTAGCTTTCATCTTCTCACGGATGGTGTCTTCATCAGCAGAGTGTTTCAAAACGGCAATAGCTGCTTCCACATCCTCATCAGATAACACTTTGTCAGCAGTGAAGGGTCTGGGTTGAACACGGCTTGGCCCACCaacttcaaagacaaaacacaagttTATTGACTCCTGCCTACACAATTCATCAATATCATATGTAACTAGGGCTGTCACATTTATGAATTTTTAGTTGACGAATAACTGCCATACAAATAATTGCGTTTAACTGTTTGAATCTTTTTCTGCTTGTCAGTCTTTTGCAGCATTTCTTTAAATACTGGATTTTTCAACCGTATTTAACGGCTGTATCTCTTTAGCTACACCACGTTAAACTGTCCTTTAACGTACACCATCTATATTTAGACACTCATCTGACTGAATGACATGATGTCATTAAAAGAGGGCCAATCAAACCTTAGATGGTGGGAAACAACATGGAAATAGTGATGAAGGGATGAAAATCTGACATTTCTGTTAGTTTCATCCTGCGTTTTTTGTAACgatgaatgaaaacaattatGACAGCTATGCATAATAATTGCGATCATTCAAGTTATTGATAACTGTGACAAGCCTGTATGTAATTGAACTTACTTTTTGGAGATTTGCTCACAGACACACCTCTTTCCTCTGCACTTTTTCGTTGGATGGTTTTCAACCGCCATGCAAGGTATCCGGACCCACTCTCTGGGTCGTAGTAATGTTCCTATATGTaattaaaatacacacagactgacTATACTGTCAACAAAGGGCAAGTATGTGTTTAACGCAGTGAGGACCTTTTTACTTACATATCCATGCTGTGAATATGGGTCCTCCAGATATGGAAATAGAGCAACTATCCCCTGCGCATACAACACTCTGACACTTTTGGGGGGGGATGTCCTAACGTATGAATTCAATGATTACAGTCACTCAACTGGTCACAATTAACAACAATACAAATACTAAAAATGTTTCTATAGCCTACATGTCTGATTCTTacccatgtgtttgtgtcatctCAGCAGTGAGAATGTTAATCATCTGTCTTCTGGTGGCATCTTTCagtgattttgtttttgcataCTCCTGCATGATTTTTTCACCACCAGGCTTTGTTGTAAGGATTTTTTCAATCAACTTGAATGGAAACAAAATATGCAGTCAGAAATTTTGAAACCAAATGTACAACTGGAAAATGATCACATAAAAACATTCCCTATCAAATGGAACAATATCCTGATTAGACTTAACAATGCCCACTACTCACCGCTTTCGCCTCAAAATGAATGTGGCATGGCTTTTTAGGCTGACTTCCTTCGACAGCAGCGGCTTCTTCAGGGGGGTCACACATTGTGAAGTTCAGAATGATAGTATCGTCAGATGCTGCTGagcatgatgatgatgttgatgatagAGAGGCATCTGTGTATAAAGAATATGAACAAAACAGACGTATATTAAATGGAGCTGTTATTACTCATGTCCCAACCCTAAAGTTTAATATGAACACATATGTGAATGGTCAGTGATTACCTAGTTCTTCTTTGCTCAACATGACTTTGAAGGTTCCAGGTGACTCCTTCACTATTTCTTCAAAGACTTCTCCATCAACTTCTGTGTCGGATTGGTCAAACACCTTCAAGTCTGGTTGCCTGCCTTCTGGTATGTTAAATTTTAGGCACACTGaagtaaatgaaaagaaaaaggatatGATATCAATTGTAACAAACTGGAAAGACAATTTCCTTATGATGAGAATCAAAACATCAACTAAGTGAGTGTCATGTCCTCACAAAATGCTGTTGAGATGAAACTTAAGTCAATAGGTCATTCCCATCCATTTTAAGGCACAGCAGAAACAATTAGCGACTCAGGTAGTTCAGAAAGAATGTTTTCAAGATGAATTAGGTGTATTAACTAAgaaaactgttattttgttttatccTGATGAACTCACTAACCTTCTTTCATGAAAGCGTCGAATGTTAGGTCAGACAGCCTAACATACTTCTGCTCCCCATCAAACAATACACGCAGCAACATATcctattaaaataaacaaagggGAAATATGACAACCGAGAAAAAGCTGTTAAACAGTTACCTttaatgattaaattaaaattaatgtATAGGACTATTGTTCCATAACCTTAACCTACTTACCAGCTATTGGTCCACTTTGATTGCAATTACTGTGAACAACAAGACAAagataatataattaaattgaGATTAACAAATCCATAATGCTATCAGTTAACTAAATTGGTTTCTCACATAATTTTGAGAGAATATAGTTGGGGATCTTAAGTCAAATGGATCCTTCTGGTGCACTCAGACAGCAAAATTTAATAGTCtatgaaaaagacaaaatagttcattttaagtCCATTAGGTAGTAGAACAGAACGACGTAAAATGTTTCTAGCCtagtgaaattaaaaataaaacataaacttCTTTTAACTCATTCCGAATAGTTTCTGAACTGTCCGTGCTGTGTGGACGGAGCCTTGGCCGGgcatctccctctcttcctcgggGCTCTTGCCCtgcttctctccccctcccctcagaGGTGGTCTCCTCTGCGCGCAGCCTTCCACACGTGTCCCAAACGTTTAATGTCTTGACGCTCGTTGCTCGCGGGAGCGAGCTACACTACCGCGTGGGCTTTGTCATACAGGCAGCACTTTGGCAAACTGACATTTATCGTCGGAAATTGAGGCCATTAGCGATTAGCGATTAGCATGCTAATAATAGCATGCTAATAAACAGTTAGGTAAAA
It encodes:
- the LOC128457045 gene encoding uncharacterized protein LOC128457045 → MLLRVLFDGEQKYVRLSDLTFDAFMKEVCLKFNIPEGRQPDLKVFDQSDTEVDGEVFEEIVKESPGTFKVMLSKEELDASLSSTSSSCSAASDDTIILNFTMCDPPEEAAAVEGSQPKKPCHIHFEAKALIEKILTTKPGGEKIMQEYAKTKSLKDATRRQMINILTAEMTQTHGTSPPKSVRVLYAQGIVALFPYLEDPYSQHGYEHYYDPESGSGYLAWRLKTIQRKSAEERGVSVSKSPKIGGPSRVQPRPFTADKVLSDEDVEAAIAVLKHSADEDTIREKMKATFIYRQSIVNNEKRAGDVFSVFPRFLDTPGLIEQDFRLLFGEATANKFLEKWATNLKTKVITESHGLVPTTGLLDLTRNAESTAEIENGWDSDMSAILLLLHLLPPSAQGRKRPGKVSACQAVEHLIRFIKAGTSVQQHLDNISQSSQPYLLAQGPARSSIYTFFIVIDKYALPCKATGSVGALDELFKAHYVFGTSYSSSLANFFTSLQTTIYNIDVGETKETPRVVELRARMVR